A genomic window from Salvia splendens isolate huo1 chromosome 11, SspV2, whole genome shotgun sequence includes:
- the LOC121754636 gene encoding cytochrome P450 71A6-like, which translates to MAPQQLPEAPAPRKPPPVGSAFHKSIQSLSLRYGPLMLLHFGKVPFLIASSAEEAAREIMKHSNRPQLSIASRLFYNNRGVAFAPYGEYWRQNRSICVLHLLSSKMVQSYRRVREEETSLLVEKIRKLGASSKPVNLNGLIQSLTNDVISRVAMGKKYGLGSDTREIYEDLGLLLSIVPLWEYIPCLNWTRRFDGLDKRVDRVAKEMDG; encoded by the coding sequence ATGGCACCGCAGCAACTCCCCGAAGCTCCCGCTCCTCGGAAACCTCCACCAGTGGGCTCAGCCTTCCACAAATCCATCCAGTCACTCTCCCTCCGCTACGGCCCCCTCATGCTTCTCCACTTCGGCAAGGTCCCCTTCCTCATCGCCTCCTCAGCTGAGGAGGCGGCGCGTGAGATCATGAAACACTCAAACCGGCCCCAGCTCAGCATCGCGAGCCGGCTGTTCTACAACAACCGGGGCGTGGCGTTCGCGCCGTATGGAGAGTACTGGCGGCAGAACCGTAGCATATGCGTGCTTCATCTGCTGAGCAGCAAAATGGTTCAGTCCTATCGCCGCGTGAGGGAGGAAGAGACTTCCCTCTTGGTCGAAAAGATCAGAAAATTGGGTGCTTCTTCAAAGCCTGTGAACTTGAACGGCCTCATTCAGTCTCTGACGAATGATGTGATTAGTAGGGTGGCGATGGGGAAGAAGTATGGTTTGGGGAGTGATACGAGGGAGATTTATGAGGATCTTGGGTTGTTGTTGTCGATTGTACCTCTGTGGGAGTACATTCCGTGTTTGAATTGGACTAGAAGGTTTGATGGTTTGGATAAGAGAGTAGATAGAGTGGCTAAGGAGATGGATGGATAA